One candidate division KSB1 bacterium DNA window includes the following coding sequences:
- a CDS encoding CRISPR-associated endonuclease Cas6 — protein sequence MEEHHGLCELEITEYRLRLGRSLRPGETPQLRGFFGRKFAQQVLLHHHLPDGSLLYTYPRVQFKVLDSMALLIGVAEGSALLSRLWLEVDQTTIGTDELPVLEASIRKRHDLLGNTQEAIDYRFVTPWLALNQENARRFWRLHKTIQRVSLLERILVGNCLSLAKSFGYTVREVLRADCSLLEEAPCRLKGVQMLGFTGEFRINFLIPNYFGLGKSVSRGFGTVERVRP from the coding sequence ATGGAAGAGCATCATGGTCTCTGCGAGCTTGAAATAACCGAATACCGGTTACGCCTGGGAAGGAGCCTCCGACCCGGAGAAACGCCGCAACTCCGGGGTTTCTTCGGCCGCAAGTTTGCCCAGCAAGTGCTCCTACACCATCACCTGCCAGACGGTTCTCTCCTGTACACCTATCCGCGCGTCCAGTTCAAGGTACTGGATAGCATGGCCCTGCTCATCGGCGTCGCTGAGGGCAGTGCGCTGCTTTCGCGACTCTGGCTTGAAGTAGATCAAACCACCATCGGCACCGACGAACTGCCCGTGCTGGAGGCTTCCATCCGCAAACGACACGACCTGTTAGGGAACACCCAAGAGGCAATCGATTACCGTTTCGTCACGCCGTGGTTGGCTCTCAATCAGGAGAATGCCCGCCGTTTCTGGCGCTTGCACAAGACAATTCAGCGCGTGTCCTTGCTAGAGCGGATTCTTGTGGGGAATTGTCTTTCACTAGCCAAGAGCTTCGGATACACAGTGCGTGAAGTTCTGCGAGCCGACTGCAGCCTGCTGGAGGAGGCTCCGTGTAGATTAAAGGGTGTACAAATGCTGGGGTTCACCGGCGAGTTCCGCATCAACTTTCTCATCCCCAACTATTTTGGCCTGGGCAAATCGGTATCGCGTGGTTTTGGCACCGTGGAGCGCGTTCGCCCCTGA
- a CDS encoding type I CRISPR-associated protein Cas7, whose translation MGTEIHTGELLFVKSVKDGIPNRDPLRDSDARRIFGEEDGRISLSDVSIKRDVRDYILARYPDGGPAKNLFIFVRKEFTESGKLRGREGLALSILEKAYNERTKEIEREKFFQAAFDARVFGVVFSVGGKAFNQCGPVQFGWAHSLHPVETKYVQGTVVMPSREGDVELGGDEEGATMGTIWSSYICPFAVFAMPAVVSAPIARDTGMSGEDLDMLLEALWRGTLSRQARGRGIQQPLLLIHVEYNDPYFRLGYLEEGIKLLPERDAWLGPTPPTALADITIDVANLGSRLKTAAPKIHRVRIWQHPQLSVTGEIAGERMSWASA comes from the coding sequence ATGGGTACCGAGATCCATACCGGAGAACTGCTGTTCGTCAAGAGTGTGAAGGACGGCATCCCGAACCGCGATCCGCTGCGCGACAGCGATGCGCGGCGCATATTTGGCGAGGAGGACGGTCGCATCTCCCTCTCCGACGTGAGCATCAAGCGCGACGTGCGCGACTACATCCTGGCGCGCTACCCAGACGGAGGTCCAGCAAAGAACCTCTTCATTTTCGTACGCAAAGAGTTCACGGAGAGTGGCAAGCTGCGCGGCAGAGAGGGACTGGCGCTGTCGATCCTGGAAAAGGCTTACAACGAGCGCACTAAGGAAATAGAACGAGAAAAGTTCTTCCAGGCCGCCTTCGACGCCAGGGTGTTCGGCGTGGTGTTTAGCGTGGGCGGCAAGGCGTTCAACCAGTGCGGGCCCGTCCAGTTCGGCTGGGCCCACTCCCTCCACCCGGTGGAGACCAAGTACGTGCAAGGCACCGTGGTGATGCCATCCCGCGAGGGAGATGTAGAGCTGGGCGGTGACGAGGAAGGGGCTACCATGGGTACGATTTGGTCTAGCTACATCTGCCCGTTCGCGGTCTTTGCCATGCCTGCGGTGGTGAGCGCCCCCATTGCCCGCGACACAGGCATGAGCGGCGAAGACCTTGATATGCTCCTCGAAGCTTTGTGGAGGGGGACGCTCAGCCGCCAGGCACGCGGCCGCGGGATCCAGCAGCCCTTGCTTCTCATCCACGTAGAATACAATGACCCCTACTTCCGGCTGGGCTACCTGGAAGAGGGGATCAAGCTGCTACCCGAGCGTGACGCCTGGCTTGGACCAACGCCGCCAACCGCGTTGGCGGACATAACGATTGACGTGGCTAACCTCGGTTCTCGGCTGAAAACCGCCGCCCCCAAGATTCATCGCGTGCGCATCTGGCAACATCCCCAGCTTTCCGTGACCGGCGAGATAGCCGGAGAACGCATGTCCTGGGCCTCGGCGTAG
- the cas5 gene encoding CRISPR-associated protein Cas5 codes for MQVLIFDLRGSVAHYRRPDTMGTQATYPFITRTALRGLIASMLGLDMLPEQARCGLRLLGPVRTVAQELSMHGKSWVSGGDEKSFRRPTAIELVVKPHYRVYYTGAFEEELKALLQDSRSHYHTYLGSAFCLTFPKWIKEVEDPHELEPDPQQEILCQTVVPAPAVHQLVPEVGRQYARVGGLLKDYLGDRRFRGTVAVIYEVDGAPLRFRPNPRGPASFWSFYCIPEEGVVCLW; via the coding sequence ATGCAAGTACTTATCTTTGACCTAAGGGGTTCGGTGGCCCACTACCGCCGCCCGGACACCATGGGCACGCAGGCGACCTACCCTTTCATCACAAGAACAGCGCTCCGCGGGCTGATAGCCTCCATGCTCGGTCTGGACATGCTCCCAGAGCAGGCCCGATGCGGGCTCCGCCTGCTGGGCCCGGTGCGTACTGTGGCGCAGGAGCTAAGCATGCACGGCAAGTCCTGGGTCTCCGGAGGGGATGAAAAGAGCTTTCGGCGCCCCACCGCCATCGAGCTGGTGGTCAAACCGCACTACAGGGTCTACTACACGGGAGCCTTTGAGGAAGAGCTCAAGGCGCTGCTGCAAGATAGCCGCAGCCATTACCACACGTACCTGGGGAGCGCTTTCTGCCTGACCTTCCCGAAGTGGATCAAGGAGGTGGAAGACCCACATGAGCTGGAGCCGGACCCACAACAGGAGATTCTGTGCCAGACGGTCGTTCCCGCGCCGGCCGTGCACCAGCTCGTCCCAGAAGTCGGGCGCCAGTACGCACGGGTGGGTGGCCTGCTCAAGGACTACCTGGGTGACAGGCGCTTTCGCGGCACTGTGGCAGTCATCTACGAGGTGGACGGCGCGCCCCTGCGCTTCAGGCCAAACCCACGGGGTCCGGCCTCATTCTGGAGCTTCTACTGTATCCCGGAAGAAGGCGTGGTATGTCTGTGGTAG